The Halobacillus ihumii genomic sequence AAGGCTCAACATCGAATACTAAAAGCAGTGAATTTTTATGAAAGGGTGATGACCCATGGATACTACACAACATAATAGTAATGCTTGGGACAAAAAAGTTGAAGAAGGTGCTGCCTACACTAAACCTGTAAGCAGTGACGTCATTGAAAAAAGTAAAGCTGGTGAGTGGGAGGTTACTGTAACAACAGAAAAATCAGTACCGAGAAATTGGTTTCCGGCATCATTAAAGGGGTTGAAAATTCTTTGCCTGGCTTCAGGTGGAGGGCAACAAGCCCCGGTTCTAGCCGCTGCAGGTGCGGATGTTACTGTTACCGATATTTCTAACAAGCAGCTGGAGCAGGATGAAGAGGTTGCTAAGCGTGATCAGTTAACTTTGAAAACAGTCCAAGGTGATATGTCTGATTTGGGTGATTTTGATGATGAATATTTTGATCTAATCGTTCATCCAGTTTCTAATTTGTTTGTAAAAGATGTTCGGCCTGTCTGGAGAGAGGCGTCGAGAGTTTTAAAAAATAATGGAATACTGATTTCAGGGTTTACGAATCCTCTTCTATGGATTTTTGACGATAGCCAGGAGAGAAAAGGTATTCTTGATGTAAAACATCCTGTCCCTTCCTCTACGTTAGATTATATGTCAGAAGAAGATGTTCAGGATTTTATTAACTCTGATCAAACCATCGAATATGCCCATACTTTGGAAGATCAACTTCAAGGTCAAATCGATGCAGGGTTTGTCATTTCGGGTTTTTATGAGGACGATTTTGGCGGGACTAGAGTTTTGGACAAGTATATAAAAACGTTCATGGCAACAAGGGCAATAAAATTAGTCCGGTAGTTGCGGCTCTAATAAAGGAACGAGGGAATGAATGACTGATATAAAAGAAATGGGTTTTACATGTGGGGCAAACGCGTGCATCCCTGCTTATCGAATGTTATTTTAGAATCTTAGTGAGTTATTTAAGAATTCGTCCAAGTTATTTAAGAATCACCTATCGTTATTTAAGAAACACAGCCGGTTACTTCAGAATCATCACTACTTATTTCATAATCATCCCCTCAACCACTCAATAATCAAAAACATCCACCCTAACTAGAGCTAGGAGTGGATGTTTTTTAAATTACTGTGTTGTCTCCTTCAATTCATACAAAGGAACTTCCTGATAAACGTTCGGCTGGTCAACAGGATGAATGCGGGCAGTTTCGCTTCTTTCAATCACTTCTTCAATATAGATTTGGCGCTCCTCGTGAGTGACATCAATCATCTCGGGGGAGTGGAAGATTTCTTTGGCGCGTTCTTTGTTCATACGTAAAAGTCCTCCTTTTGGTTTGAGGTTAATTTTTGCTTGAAGTGACATTTGTATGCACATATTTTTAGCAGCCG encodes the following:
- a CDS encoding class I SAM-dependent methyltransferase → MDTTQHNSNAWDKKVEEGAAYTKPVSSDVIEKSKAGEWEVTVTTEKSVPRNWFPASLKGLKILCLASGGGQQAPVLAAAGADVTVTDISNKQLEQDEEVAKRDQLTLKTVQGDMSDLGDFDDEYFDLIVHPVSNLFVKDVRPVWREASRVLKNNGILISGFTNPLLWIFDDSQERKGILDVKHPVPSSTLDYMSEEDVQDFINSDQTIEYAHTLEDQLQGQIDAGFVISGFYEDDFGGTRVLDKYIKTFMATRAIKLVR
- a CDS encoding H-type small acid-soluble spore protein; protein product: MNKERAKEIFHSPEMIDVTHEERQIYIEEVIERSETARIHPVDQPNVYQEVPLYELKETTQ